One window of the Actinomyces procaprae genome contains the following:
- a CDS encoding ATP-dependent helicase C-terminal domain-containing protein — translation MRRLGAIPLASSANGAPAPDEAAAAVVERCRSEGLGVLPWRDAAALRARLALLRRVLGEPWPDVDAAALLERAHEGLVPAVQALAASSGRFDLDRLDMTACLRSLLPWPEAARLDELAPERLEVPSGSQVRVDYLDEQGEALERPVLAVRVQECFGWADTPRIADDRVGVVIHLLSPARRPVAITDDLRSFWRQGYPQVRAEMRGRYPKHAWPEDPWTAPATRGTGRRRRG, via the coding sequence TTGCGCCGCCTGGGTGCGATTCCACTGGCATCCTCGGCGAACGGGGCGCCCGCGCCGGATGAGGCCGCGGCCGCCGTCGTCGAGCGGTGCCGCAGTGAGGGGCTCGGCGTGCTGCCCTGGCGCGACGCCGCCGCGCTGCGGGCACGATTGGCACTACTGCGCCGGGTGCTGGGCGAGCCCTGGCCGGATGTTGACGCCGCGGCACTCCTGGAGCGGGCTCACGAGGGGCTGGTTCCGGCCGTTCAGGCGCTGGCGGCGTCGAGCGGGCGCTTCGACCTGGACAGACTGGACATGACGGCGTGCCTGCGCTCCCTGCTGCCCTGGCCGGAGGCCGCGCGCCTGGACGAGCTTGCCCCCGAGCGGCTGGAGGTGCCTTCGGGCTCCCAGGTGCGCGTGGACTACCTTGACGAGCAGGGTGAGGCGCTGGAGCGGCCCGTGCTGGCCGTGCGAGTGCAGGAGTGCTTCGGCTGGGCGGACACGCCCCGGATTGCGGACGACCGCGTGGGCGTGGTCATCCACCTGCTCTCACCGGCGCGGCGGCCGGTGGCGATCACCGACGATCTGCGCTCCTTCTGGCGGCAGGGCTACCCGCAGGTGCGCGCCGAGATGCGCGGCCGCTACCCCAAGCACGCCTGGCCCGAGGATCCGTGGACGGCACCTGCTACCCGCGGCACGGGGAGACGGCGTCGCGGCTAG
- a CDS encoding helicase-related protein yields the protein MKQTADPVARLLADPPDLPVVAALPRLRTLLTTRTDAAPAIPAPAVVVTAPPGTGKTTLVPPLVADALARPDALARPDALARPDALARPLDGAAPDGFEAHGAPRPGRVIVTQPRRVAARAAARRLASLLGEEVGGTVGYAVRGERRASARTRIEVVTAGLLLRRLQRDPELPDVAAVVLDEVHERSLESDLLLALLLDARAALREDLAVVAMSATLDLQRLPTLLGGDAAPAPVVDVPGALYPLDEVWAPPPAGTARLGPRGVPREFLAHVAATVRRALAEREGDVLAFLPGAREVDDVVARLRESLRYDDASPGSGPRGPTPTTTQVLPLHGRLPAAAQDAALSPSPGARRVIVSTDVAESSLTVPGVRIVVDAMLAREPRLDVARGMSGLVTVGASRAAGVQRAGRAARTGPGAVYRCCTPTDWARAAAAPLPEILTADLTRTALELAVWGVPGGEGLAWLDPPPAPALDAARLALTGLGLLDGDAVTELGRAVAAIPADVRPARALLAATDVVGLRRAAEATALLTSDLRAPRADLRPWPGTFRGGAGAAAWRAEARRLEAGHAGTRPGQCRPACGRRRHQPSGRRRLRAGGCGGGRLRRQPWGPGRPGGGGRRRAGCGTGPPGVDRPPSWPSTDDGKSGHLRQRRRHRAAPAGGFAVGRKRVAGGRRRRPVAGRVRGDHSGGRTDRRRTRTRGRRRLAGGGDAHRLGREQAAGGAVAPPGCDSTGILGERGARAG from the coding sequence GTGAAGCAGACCGCGGACCCCGTCGCCCGACTCCTGGCCGACCCACCGGACCTGCCCGTCGTGGCCGCCCTGCCCAGGCTCCGCACACTGCTCACAACCCGCACCGACGCCGCACCCGCCATACCGGCCCCCGCCGTCGTGGTCACCGCCCCTCCCGGAACCGGCAAGACCACGCTGGTGCCGCCGCTGGTAGCCGACGCCCTGGCCCGCCCCGACGCCCTGGCCCGCCCCGACGCCCTGGCCCGCCCCGACGCCCTGGCCCGCCCCCTCGACGGCGCCGCCCCCGACGGCTTCGAAGCGCACGGCGCGCCCCGCCCCGGCCGCGTCATCGTCACCCAGCCCCGGCGCGTCGCGGCACGGGCCGCCGCCCGACGGCTGGCGTCCCTGCTGGGCGAGGAGGTCGGCGGCACGGTCGGCTATGCCGTGCGCGGGGAGCGCCGCGCCTCGGCCCGCACCCGCATTGAGGTGGTGACCGCCGGCCTGCTGCTGCGCCGCCTGCAGCGCGACCCCGAACTGCCGGACGTGGCTGCGGTGGTCCTGGACGAGGTGCACGAGCGCTCCCTGGAATCCGACCTGCTGCTGGCGCTCCTGCTCGATGCGCGCGCCGCCCTGCGTGAGGACCTGGCCGTCGTGGCGATGTCCGCGACCCTGGACCTACAGCGCCTGCCCACCCTGCTCGGCGGCGACGCCGCCCCCGCACCGGTGGTTGACGTGCCCGGGGCGCTGTACCCACTGGATGAGGTCTGGGCGCCGCCGCCCGCGGGCACCGCCCGGCTCGGCCCGCGCGGGGTCCCACGGGAGTTCCTGGCACATGTGGCAGCCACGGTGCGGCGGGCGCTTGCCGAGCGGGAGGGCGACGTGCTCGCCTTCCTGCCCGGCGCCCGGGAGGTCGACGACGTCGTTGCCCGGCTGCGCGAGAGCCTCCGCTACGACGATGCGTCCCCAGGCTCAGGGCCAAGGGGGCCCACGCCCACCACGACTCAGGTGCTGCCGCTGCACGGGCGGCTCCCCGCAGCCGCCCAGGACGCCGCACTCAGTCCTTCCCCCGGTGCGCGGCGGGTAATCGTGTCCACCGACGTGGCCGAGTCCTCCCTGACGGTGCCGGGGGTGCGGATCGTCGTCGACGCCATGCTCGCCCGCGAGCCGCGCCTGGACGTGGCGCGGGGCATGTCTGGGCTGGTGACGGTCGGGGCGTCCCGGGCGGCCGGAGTCCAGCGCGCCGGGCGGGCGGCACGCACCGGCCCGGGCGCCGTGTACCGCTGCTGCACGCCGACGGACTGGGCGCGGGCCGCCGCCGCGCCACTCCCGGAGATCCTCACCGCGGACCTGACCCGCACCGCATTGGAGCTGGCCGTGTGGGGCGTGCCCGGCGGGGAGGGGCTGGCGTGGCTCGATCCACCACCCGCACCCGCCCTGGATGCGGCCAGGCTCGCACTCACCGGCCTGGGACTGCTCGACGGCGACGCCGTGACCGAGCTGGGCCGCGCCGTCGCCGCCATCCCCGCCGACGTGCGTCCCGCGCGTGCCCTGCTGGCTGCAACCGACGTCGTCGGCCTGCGGCGGGCGGCGGAGGCGACCGCACTGCTCACCAGTGACCTACGCGCACCGCGCGCCGACCTCAGGCCCTGGCCCGGAACGTTTCGCGGCGGTGCCGGTGCGGCCGCCTGGCGCGCCGAGGCCCGGCGGCTGGAGGCAGGGCACGCCGGCACCCGGCCAGGGCAGTGCCGTCCCGCATGCGGCCGACGACGCCACCAGCCCTCGGGCCGACGCCGACTACGGGCGGGCGGATGCGGTGGCGGCCGGCTCCGCCGCCAGCCTTGGGGACCTGGTCGGCCCGGGGGCGGCGGACGCCGTCGGGCTGGTTGCGGCACTGGCCCACCCGGAGTGGATCGCCCGCCGTCGTGGCCCAGTACCGACGACGGGAAGAGCGGCCATCTACGCCAGCGTCGGCGGCACCGGGCTGCGCCTGCCGGTGGATTCGCCGTTGGCCGGAAGCGAGTGGCTGGCGGTCGCCGACGTCGACCGGTCGCCGGGCGAGTCCGAGGCGACCATTCGGGCGGCCGCACCGATCGACGCCGCACTCGCACACGAGGTCGCCGGCGACTGGCTGGCGGAGGAGACGCGCACCGTCTGGGACGGGAGCAGGCTGCGGGCGGAGCGGTTGCGCCGCCTGGGTGCGATTCCACTGGCATCCTCGGCGAACGGGGCGCCCGCGCCGGATGA
- the upp gene encoding uracil phosphoribosyltransferase: MRLHVADHPLIDHKLSVLRDEKTTSAVFRQLVDELVTLLAYEATRDVRTEEIRIQTPVAATTGRHLAEPRPIVVPILRAGLGMLEGMTRLLPTAEVGFLGMKRNEDTLEVETYANRLPDDLSGRQCFVIDPMLATGHTLVAAINYLLERGARDVTAICLIAAPEGIATLEAAIGDRADVTVVTAARDERLNEHAYIVPGLGDAGDRLYGIVD, translated from the coding sequence ATGCGCCTGCACGTTGCCGATCACCCGCTCATTGACCACAAGCTCTCCGTCCTGCGCGACGAGAAGACTACCTCGGCGGTCTTCCGTCAGCTCGTCGATGAGCTGGTCACCCTCCTCGCCTACGAGGCCACGCGCGACGTGCGCACCGAGGAGATCCGCATCCAGACGCCGGTAGCCGCCACGACCGGCCGGCACCTGGCCGAGCCGCGGCCGATCGTGGTACCGATTCTGCGCGCCGGCCTGGGGATGCTCGAGGGCATGACCAGGCTGCTGCCCACCGCCGAGGTCGGCTTCCTGGGCATGAAGCGCAACGAGGACACCCTGGAGGTGGAGACCTACGCCAACCGCCTGCCGGATGACCTCTCCGGCCGCCAGTGCTTCGTCATCGACCCCATGCTCGCCACCGGGCACACCCTCGTCGCCGCCATCAACTACCTCCTGGAGCGCGGCGCCCGCGACGTCACCGCCATCTGCCTGATCGCCGCCCCGGAGGGCATCGCCACCCTGGAGGCGGCCATCGGCGACCGGGCCGATGTCACCGTGGTGACCGCCGCTCGCGACGAACGCCTCAACGAGCACGCCTACATCGTGCCCGGCCTGGGCGACGCCGGGGACCGCCTGTACGGCATCGTCGACTGA
- a CDS encoding methionine ABC transporter permease has product MNTLIGSGVLALAARGDDTWFNNPAIQRKLGPATLETFQMLGVSGALTIILGMLLGLALVSTGKRGQHANRAVYEVLSQIVNLGRSMPFIILMVALIPFTRMLVGTSLGWGAACVPLTIGAIPFYARLVETAINDVDHGKVEAALMMGASGRQITWGVLVREALPTLIQSATVTLITLLGYTAMAGTVGGGGLGDLAIQYGYRQNASDVMVIVVVLIVLVVAVIQVCGDMLSRLVDHR; this is encoded by the coding sequence ATGAACACGCTGATCGGTTCCGGAGTCCTCGCCCTGGCCGCCAGGGGCGACGACACCTGGTTCAACAACCCCGCCATCCAGCGCAAGCTCGGCCCGGCCACCCTGGAGACCTTCCAGATGCTGGGCGTGTCCGGGGCGCTGACCATCATCCTCGGCATGCTGCTGGGCCTGGCCCTGGTCAGCACCGGCAAGCGCGGGCAGCACGCCAACCGGGCCGTCTACGAGGTGCTGTCCCAGATCGTCAACCTCGGGCGCTCCATGCCATTCATCATCCTGATGGTGGCGCTGATCCCCTTCACCCGCATGCTCGTGGGCACCTCCCTGGGCTGGGGGGCGGCCTGTGTGCCCCTGACGATCGGCGCCATCCCCTTCTACGCGCGCCTGGTCGAGACCGCGATCAACGACGTCGACCACGGCAAGGTCGAGGCGGCCCTCATGATGGGCGCCTCCGGCCGCCAGATCACCTGGGGCGTGCTGGTCCGTGAGGCCCTGCCCACCCTCATCCAGTCGGCCACGGTCACCCTGATCACCCTGCTCGGCTACACCGCCATGGCCGGGACCGTGGGCGGCGGCGGCCTGGGCGACCTGGCCATCCAGTACGGCTACCGGCAGAACGCCTCCGACGTCATGGTGATCGTCGTCGTCCTCATCGTGCTCGTGGTCGCCGTCATCCAGGTGTGTGGCGACATGCTCAGCCGGCTGGTCGACCACCGCTGA
- a CDS encoding nuclear transport factor 2 family protein: protein MTVPNPPVHSADSGRASIELYRLLCDAMVAADTAAIDALLTEDCVLTHMTGYPQPKVEWLSDIRDGTLTYHSSTVISAEPDAIDGFPVVRGRSRTNATVWGTRGTWNLQIVGYVVPDSGARSELNPTGWRFNRMDASRF, encoded by the coding sequence ATGACCGTGCCCAACCCGCCCGTGCACTCCGCCGATTCCGGCCGGGCCTCGATTGAGCTCTACCGTCTGCTGTGCGACGCCATGGTCGCCGCTGACACCGCCGCCATTGACGCGCTCCTCACGGAGGACTGCGTCCTGACCCACATGACCGGTTACCCCCAGCCGAAGGTCGAGTGGCTCTCCGACATCCGTGACGGCACTCTGACCTACCACTCCTCAACAGTGATCTCCGCCGAGCCGGACGCCATAGACGGCTTCCCCGTAGTGCGCGGCCGCTCCCGCACCAATGCGACGGTATGGGGTACGCGCGGCACCTGGAACCTGCAGATTGTCGGCTACGTGGTCCCGGACTCCGGCGCCCGCAGCGAGCTCAACCCGACCGGGTGGCGCTTCAACCGCATGGACGCCAGCCGCTTCTAG
- a CDS encoding methionine ABC transporter ATP-binding protein yields the protein MEDHVTQLPASDAPGPGRPGADGVASGAQTPEPMISLRDVHKVYKLPGGNTVRALDGVTLDVHAGSIHGIVGTSGAGKSTLVRCLTSLERPTFGEVRVAGKNMTDLSARDLREARRAIGMVFQHANLLDSRTTAQNVAYPLALAGVPSGQRHDTVARMLDLVGLADRGSSYPSQLSGGQKQRVGIARALADQPAVLLCDEPTSALDPETTRQILGLIRDVRDRLGVTVVIITHEMSVVRQICDSVSLLDAGRVVESGPIEAVVSDVDSRLSHELVPTPEIPEGALDDGDLVIDVALTARHGQPAAAQVLALAAEQGADVAGGLFETLGSAQVGRLALTVRAEQAPGTLTALREAGVTAEVRA from the coding sequence ATGGAGGATCACGTGACGCAGCTACCTGCATCCGATGCACCGGGCCCCGGGCGGCCGGGCGCGGACGGCGTGGCGTCCGGTGCCCAGACGCCGGAGCCCATGATCTCCCTGCGCGATGTCCACAAGGTCTACAAGCTCCCGGGCGGCAACACGGTGCGCGCCCTGGACGGCGTCACCCTGGACGTGCACGCCGGCTCCATTCACGGCATCGTCGGCACCTCCGGCGCCGGCAAGTCAACGCTGGTGCGCTGCCTGACCAGCCTTGAGCGCCCCACCTTCGGGGAGGTGCGCGTGGCGGGCAAGAACATGACCGACCTGTCCGCCCGCGACCTGCGCGAGGCCCGCCGCGCCATCGGCATGGTCTTCCAGCACGCCAACCTGCTGGACTCGCGCACCACCGCCCAGAACGTCGCCTACCCGCTGGCACTGGCCGGCGTGCCCAGCGGCCAGAGGCACGACACCGTCGCCCGCATGCTGGACCTGGTGGGCCTGGCCGACCGCGGCTCCTCCTACCCCTCCCAGCTCTCCGGCGGCCAGAAGCAGCGGGTCGGCATCGCCCGGGCGCTCGCGGATCAGCCCGCCGTCCTGCTGTGCGACGAGCCCACCAGCGCCCTGGACCCGGAGACCACCCGCCAGATCCTCGGGCTCATCCGGGACGTGCGCGACCGGCTCGGCGTCACCGTCGTCATCATCACTCACGAGATGAGCGTGGTCCGCCAGATCTGCGACTCCGTCAGCCTGCTTGATGCGGGCCGCGTCGTCGAGTCCGGCCCGATCGAGGCGGTCGTCTCCGACGTCGACTCCCGGCTGTCCCACGAGCTCGTCCCCACCCCGGAGATCCCCGAGGGGGCGCTCGACGACGGCGATCTGGTCATCGACGTCGCCCTCACCGCCCGGCACGGGCAGCCCGCGGCGGCCCAAGTGCTGGCGCTCGCCGCCGAGCAGGGCGCCGACGTCGCCGGCGGCCTGTTCGAGACCCTCGGCTCGGCCCAGGTCGGGCGCCTGGCCCTCACTGTCCGCGCCGAACAGGCGCCGGGCACGCTCACCGCCCTGCGCGAAGCGGGCGTTACCGCGGAGGTGCGCGCATGA
- a CDS encoding nucleoside deaminase — protein sequence MRRALQLARTAGAAGEVPVGAVVLGADGRVLADAANAREADCDPTAHAEIRALRAAGAVLGRSHLDGCTLVVTLEPCTMCAGAAQLARVKRVVFGAWEPKTGACGSVRDVLRDPRANHQVEVVAGLREEESEALLRAFFASRRPGEPG from the coding sequence ATGCGGCGGGCGCTGCAGCTGGCCCGGACCGCGGGGGCGGCCGGGGAGGTGCCCGTGGGCGCCGTCGTCCTGGGGGCCGACGGCAGGGTGCTGGCCGATGCCGCCAATGCCCGCGAGGCCGACTGTGATCCCACCGCGCACGCCGAGATCCGCGCCCTGCGGGCGGCCGGGGCGGTGCTGGGGCGCTCGCACCTGGACGGCTGCACCCTGGTGGTGACACTGGAGCCTTGCACCATGTGTGCCGGCGCCGCCCAGCTGGCACGGGTCAAGCGAGTGGTGTTCGGCGCCTGGGAGCCGAAGACCGGAGCCTGCGGGAGCGTGCGCGACGTCCTGCGCGATCCGCGTGCCAACCACCAGGTCGAGGTGGTGGCCGGGCTGCGTGAGGAGGAGTCGGAGGCGCTGCTGCGGGCGTTCTTCGCCTCGCGGCGGCCGGGGGAGCCCGGTTGA
- the betT gene encoding choline BCCT transporter BetT: MHPMHQGVPVSDSPSNQPTTAASEAPEQRRLNTVVFAVSAAIIATIAGAAIVAPEAVSTAFNAAVSWAGRWFGSFYILLVTAALVFVIVLALSKFGTIRLGPDNSTPDFSTFSWAAMLFAAGVGTAIMFYAVAEPVAQYMNPPTGEGQTVEAARNGIVLTLLHYGISGWGLYAIVGMALGYFAYRRHQPLAVRSTLRPLLGERVNGRLGDVVDAAALVGGVVGIAASLGVGVVQLNVALTLLFGLPQGTSTQIGLIALSVVMATISAVSGVDRGVRVLSNINVLLAVGLALWVLVTGDTAFLIDALVGNIGDFIAQFPGLTLETYAYDRPTEWLNSWTLFFWAWWITWAAFVGMFLARISRGRTVREFVIGSLVLPFSYVTMWVSIFGNSALRLIRSGNLDFAQLTVAEPEQGLYTLLGHLPGGRMLIALALFIGILFYVTSADSGALVMANLSSRTSPRYHGDPQDAPAWLRIFWAALTGVLTIAMLVAGGIPILQQATIVMALPFSFVIIAVMAGLWRAMRTEASREQARGIANRNRLLGATGTAAGMNRIPWRDRLSHTFDIVSPARARRAMANRVVPALEAVADELRKEDLVAEVVLAGPEAQDPDDERNFLGSATLVVTPPQSPEQIAAAQGEQVAPSRFRYAVRMVQAPVPAFGIVVHEADDLTVRLEVRPRGGGQGYDVMDWSREQVAHDVLDHYERWLEYLGAAETV, encoded by the coding sequence ATGCATCCCATGCATCAAGGAGTGCCCGTGTCTGATTCCCCGAGTAATCAGCCGACAACAGCAGCTTCCGAAGCCCCTGAGCAGCGCCGCCTCAACACGGTGGTCTTCGCCGTCTCGGCAGCGATCATCGCCACCATCGCCGGCGCCGCCATCGTGGCGCCGGAGGCGGTCTCCACCGCCTTCAACGCCGCCGTGTCCTGGGCCGGGCGCTGGTTCGGCTCCTTCTACATCCTGCTCGTCACCGCGGCGCTGGTGTTCGTCATCGTCCTGGCGCTGTCGAAGTTCGGGACGATCCGCCTGGGCCCGGACAACTCCACCCCTGACTTCTCCACCTTCTCCTGGGCCGCCATGCTGTTCGCCGCGGGCGTGGGCACGGCCATCATGTTCTACGCGGTTGCCGAACCGGTGGCGCAGTACATGAACCCGCCCACCGGTGAGGGCCAGACCGTCGAGGCGGCCCGCAACGGCATCGTCCTGACGCTGCTCCACTACGGCATCAGCGGTTGGGGCCTGTACGCCATCGTGGGCATGGCCCTGGGGTACTTCGCCTACCGGCGCCACCAGCCACTTGCGGTCCGCTCGACGCTGCGCCCCCTGCTGGGCGAGCGGGTCAACGGCCGCCTCGGCGACGTCGTCGACGCCGCCGCGCTCGTCGGCGGGGTTGTGGGCATCGCGGCCTCTCTCGGCGTGGGGGTGGTCCAGCTGAACGTGGCCCTCACCCTCCTGTTCGGCCTGCCGCAGGGCACCTCCACGCAGATCGGCCTGATCGCCCTCAGCGTCGTCATGGCCACCATCTCCGCCGTCTCCGGGGTGGACCGCGGCGTGCGCGTGCTGTCGAACATCAACGTGCTGCTGGCTGTTGGGCTCGCCCTGTGGGTGCTGGTCACGGGCGACACCGCCTTCCTCATCGACGCACTGGTGGGCAATATCGGCGACTTCATCGCCCAGTTCCCCGGCCTGACCCTGGAGACCTACGCCTACGACCGCCCGACCGAGTGGCTCAACAGCTGGACCCTGTTCTTCTGGGCGTGGTGGATCACCTGGGCCGCGTTCGTCGGCATGTTCCTGGCACGTATCTCCCGGGGGCGTACGGTCCGCGAGTTCGTGATCGGCTCCCTGGTGCTGCCCTTCTCCTACGTCACCATGTGGGTTTCGATCTTCGGCAACAGCGCCCTGAGGCTCATCCGCTCCGGCAATCTCGACTTCGCCCAGCTGACCGTCGCAGAGCCGGAGCAGGGCCTGTACACGCTGCTCGGGCACCTTCCCGGGGGCAGGATGCTGATCGCCCTGGCCCTGTTCATCGGCATCCTGTTCTACGTGACCAGCGCCGACTCCGGGGCGCTGGTGATGGCCAACCTGTCCAGCCGGACCAGCCCCCGCTATCACGGGGACCCGCAGGACGCCCCCGCCTGGCTGCGGATCTTCTGGGCGGCGCTGACCGGCGTGCTCACGATCGCCATGCTCGTTGCAGGCGGCATCCCCATCCTGCAGCAGGCGACCATCGTCATGGCACTGCCGTTCTCCTTCGTCATCATCGCCGTCATGGCCGGCCTGTGGCGGGCCATGCGCACCGAGGCCAGCCGTGAGCAGGCCCGCGGTATCGCCAACCGCAACCGGCTGCTGGGCGCCACGGGCACCGCCGCCGGAATGAACCGCATCCCCTGGCGCGACCGCCTGTCCCACACCTTCGACATCGTCTCCCCCGCACGCGCCCGGCGCGCCATGGCCAACCGCGTGGTGCCGGCGCTCGAGGCAGTGGCCGACGAGCTGCGCAAGGAGGACCTGGTGGCCGAGGTGGTCCTGGCCGGGCCCGAGGCCCAGGATCCCGACGACGAGCGCAACTTCCTGGGCTCCGCCACCCTCGTGGTGACCCCGCCCCAGTCGCCGGAGCAGATCGCTGCGGCGCAGGGCGAGCAGGTGGCCCCCTCCCGCTTCCGCTACGCGGTGCGCATGGTGCAGGCGCCGGTGCCCGCCTTCGGCATCGTCGTCCACGAGGCCGATGACCTGACCGTCCGCCTGGAGGTGCGTCCCCGCGGCGGCGGCCAGGGCTACGACGTCATGGACTGGTCGCGCGAGCAGGTCGCCCACGACGTCCTGGACCACTACGAGCGCTGGCTGGAGTACCTGGGCGCCGCCGAGACCGTCTGA
- a CDS encoding alpha/beta hydrolase → MNATPPAPQPPSEPADRASSTAVPPAPLVTDILGEPWVARTIPVTESPAAPGADHAVLVHQRRAAPTPGPDGQVSGPRHARAVLYLHGRNDYFFQTWLAGAFLAAGFEFYALELRACGRAGVGYRSPHDVRDLRVHDEEITKALRIIREEHGHSDVVLNGHSTGGLQAVIWAADHPGSVEAVTLNSPWLQLNSSALVRSYGSALIDLLSRRAPDRIIDNPSEKKELAPTGGDSGASAAGSAPGAQGYDAATAIPVDADPGPVEVDVYARTLHRRWGGEWDWDLSLKPSPSFPVRAGFLAGIRRLQREVRHGLGIGVPVLVCCSTASGGPDVSREEALRCDTVLSVEQIVERSRFLGEDVTVVQIPGGVHDLALSPSRARADYLSTVTGWLVQRLG, encoded by the coding sequence ATGAACGCGACGCCCCCAGCCCCGCAGCCGCCGTCGGAACCGGCCGACCGCGCCTCCTCCACCGCGGTGCCGCCCGCGCCGCTGGTGACCGATATCCTGGGTGAACCCTGGGTGGCCCGCACAATCCCGGTGACCGAGTCCCCCGCCGCGCCGGGGGCGGACCACGCCGTGCTGGTGCATCAGCGCCGGGCCGCGCCGACGCCGGGGCCGGACGGGCAAGTGAGCGGACCCCGGCACGCGCGTGCCGTCCTGTACCTGCACGGGCGCAACGACTACTTCTTCCAGACGTGGCTGGCCGGCGCGTTCCTCGCCGCCGGCTTTGAGTTCTACGCCTTGGAGCTGCGCGCCTGCGGCCGGGCGGGCGTGGGCTACCGGTCTCCGCACGATGTGCGCGACCTGCGCGTGCACGATGAGGAGATCACCAAGGCCCTGCGGATCATCCGCGAGGAGCACGGGCACAGCGACGTCGTGCTGAACGGGCACTCCACCGGCGGCCTGCAGGCGGTGATCTGGGCGGCCGATCACCCCGGGTCGGTCGAGGCCGTGACCCTGAACTCCCCGTGGCTGCAGCTGAACTCCTCCGCGCTGGTGCGATCCTACGGCTCGGCCCTCATCGACCTGCTCTCTCGCCGTGCCCCCGACCGCATTATCGATAACCCGAGTGAGAAGAAGGAGCTTGCGCCCACCGGCGGGGATTCCGGAGCGTCCGCGGCGGGCTCCGCGCCCGGCGCTCAGGGCTACGACGCCGCCACCGCCATCCCGGTCGACGCCGATCCCGGCCCGGTTGAGGTCGACGTGTACGCCCGCACTCTGCACCGGCGGTGGGGCGGCGAGTGGGACTGGGACCTGTCGCTTAAGCCGTCGCCGTCGTTCCCCGTGCGGGCGGGCTTCCTGGCTGGGATTCGGCGGCTGCAGCGGGAGGTGCGCCACGGCCTGGGCATCGGCGTGCCGGTGCTGGTGTGCTGCTCGACGGCGTCGGGCGGGCCGGACGTCTCGCGCGAGGAGGCGCTGCGCTGCGACACGGTGCTGTCGGTGGAGCAGATCGTGGAGCGCTCCAGGTTCCTGGGCGAGGACGTGACCGTGGTGCAGATCCCCGGCGGGGTGCACGACCTGGCGTTGTCCCCCTCGCGGGCGCGTGCGGACTACCTGTCCACGGTCACCGGGTGGCTGGTCCAGCGGCTGGGTTGA
- a CDS encoding helix-turn-helix transcriptional regulator translates to MENDVRALREAKGLTQAQLGEAVGVSRQSINSIEKGRYDPSLPLAIAIARYFGKAVEEIFHVRPAREPQHTGRGRQAQ, encoded by the coding sequence ATGGAGAACGACGTGCGCGCCCTGCGTGAGGCCAAGGGGCTCACCCAGGCGCAGCTGGGCGAGGCCGTCGGCGTCTCCCGCCAGTCCATCAACTCCATTGAGAAGGGCCGCTACGACCCATCCCTGCCGCTGGCCATTGCCATCGCCCGCTACTTCGGAAAAGCAGTCGAGGAGATCTTCCATGTCCGACCAGCCCGAGAGCCCCAGCACACCGGACGAGGCCGGCAAGCTCAATAA
- a CDS encoding MetQ/NlpA family ABC transporter substrate-binding protein, which produces MTTTIARRTVLAGGLASVVALTLAACSGNSSGVDGISVDGDTATIKIGASSQPHAQILQWVQDNLAADAGLNLDIVEIEDYDIPNASLSDGSLAANFFQTPNFLEQQNEEKGYDLVAIADVHIEPMGIYTDKGYSSVDEAAEGGKIVLNNDPANTARGLKLLESAGLITLDPDVEVPTTLDVTENPKKFELITVDGAQTPLSMADSELAVINGNYALAADLNPSEDALVLEPSGESPYANQLVVRSADKDNEYLLKLAGLLNTDELRTYIEETWTDESVVPAF; this is translated from the coding sequence ATGACCACCACCATTGCTCGCCGCACCGTACTGGCCGGCGGACTCGCCTCCGTCGTCGCCCTGACCCTGGCCGCCTGCTCCGGCAACTCCAGCGGGGTCGACGGCATCAGCGTCGACGGCGACACGGCCACCATCAAGATCGGCGCGTCCTCCCAGCCCCACGCCCAGATCCTCCAGTGGGTGCAGGACAACCTCGCCGCCGACGCCGGACTCAACCTCGACATCGTTGAGATCGAGGACTATGACATCCCCAACGCCTCGCTCTCCGACGGCTCCCTGGCGGCGAACTTCTTCCAGACGCCCAACTTCCTGGAGCAGCAGAATGAGGAGAAGGGCTACGACCTGGTCGCCATCGCCGACGTGCACATCGAGCCCATGGGAATTTACACCGACAAGGGCTACAGCTCCGTCGACGAGGCCGCCGAGGGCGGCAAGATCGTGCTCAACAACGACCCCGCCAACACCGCCCGCGGCCTGAAGCTGCTGGAGTCCGCCGGCCTGATCACGCTCGACCCCGACGTCGAGGTCCCCACCACCCTGGACGTCACCGAGAACCCCAAGAAGTTCGAGCTGATCACGGTCGACGGCGCCCAGACGCCCCTGTCGATGGCCGATTCCGAGCTGGCCGTCATCAACGGCAACTACGCGCTCGCCGCAGACCTGAACCCCAGCGAGGACGCGCTCGTCCTGGAGCCCAGTGGGGAGTCCCCCTACGCCAACCAGCTCGTGGTCCGCAGCGCCGACAAGGACAACGAGTACCTGCTCAAGCTCGCCGGACTGCTGAACACCGACGAGCTGCGCACCTACATCGAGGAGACCTGGACCGACGAGTCCGTGGTCCCCGCCTTCTGA